The Methanosarcina barkeri MS DNA window ACCTGTACTATAACAAGGAAAAAGGAGTTTACACCTGTGCTGCCTGTGGGCAGGAACTCTTTTCTTCGGACACCAAATTTGAGTCCGGAACTGGCTGGCCAAGTTTCTATGATGTTATTTCCAGTGACAGGGTAAGGCTCAAAGAAGACACCAGCTATTTCATGAACAGGATAGAAGTAGTCTGTTCCCGTTGTGGAAGCCACTTGGGCCATGTATTTGAAGACGGACCTGTACCAACCGGAAAACGCTACTGCATTAACACCGTTTCTCTTAATTTCAAGAAAGAAGGAGAAGAAGACAAACAAGGCGGAGAAAGAAGTAAAAAGAGTAGAAAGTAAAGTTCAACAAGCCAAATCTTGTGATTTATAAGTTGATTTATAAGTTTATAGATTGGGGAGAGGAGACTCAAATACTTGAAACCAGCAAAAATATACTTTGAAATAATTGGATTTTTTGTCTTCTTAATTTCCTATATTTTATTTTTCAATATATTATTTTCTATTAAGGAATTAGGAGCCTCGATTTATGTTCCGGGCACACTCCTTTTTGCCCTCTTAGGATATTGGCTGGGAGGGATCCTGTACGAAAAGTATTTAAAATGAAAAACTGCTCAAAAAATAATCAGGTTATCACAATCTAATAAATCTCTATATAGAGATTTTATAAAACTTTATTTTTCATAATATTTATTATAGATTATAACAATCTATTAAATAGATGTTAAAAGCAATAATTTTTGATGTGGATGGAGTTCTTATAGATTCCATGAGTTTCCAGGCCGATGCCTGGGTTAAAACCTTCAAGGAAGTTGGTATTAACATTACCAATGAAGACATTTATGAGCTCGAAGGCTCAAACAACAAAAGATTAATTAAATCAATTTTTGAAAAGGCCGAAAAAGAACCTGAACCCTGGCATTTCGAGAAACTGCCTGAAAAGAAACGTGAGGTTCTCGAATTTGATCGGATAAAACCTTATGAAGGCATCCAATACTGTATTAAGGCATTGAAACGGTATTTCAAGCTCGCTCTGGTCTCAGGATCGCATAATGATACAGTAAATAAAGTTGTCAATAAGTATTTCTCTAACTGTTTTGATGTCATAATTACCGGGAGTGACCTTGAGCATGGGAAACCGGCCCCGGACCCTTACCTCAAGGCCCTTGAAAAACTTGACCTGACAAAAAACGAGTGCATGGTAATTGAAAATGCACCTCTGGGGATAACTGCTGCCAAGAGGGCGGGGCTTTACTGTGTTGCAGTTACGGGTATGCTTGAACCTGAAAAGATAGAGCATGCGGATCTCGTGCTCGAAAACCATGCTGCCCTTTTCAAGTATCTGAAGGGTCTCATTCCAAAATGATATTCCAAAATGATATTCCAAAATGATATTCCAAAATGATCATGGTTTTTCCTGGTCGTTTCCTTAATTCTGCTGAATTTGTAGAAATGTTGCGGAAACTGGTCACATGGAATTCTGTAACACGGAAAATGAAAACGGTCTCAGCGTAATTCAATCTGGATATTACAACCACGAAAAACATGAAAACCACGGAAAAACAGTGTCCTTGCTACTTATTTCCATGTCTTTCGTGCTTTCAGTGGTTTTCAAAAAATTCATTTTTGACATCCTTTAGAATCAATGTACTAGTAATGTATATCAAAATCAGTATGTAAACTGAGCATTCGCAAAGCTAATCATTTTGAGTACTTATTTTATACACAACCTTAACGTTCTCCTAGAAAAACAGATTAAATATGAAACTTATAACTCTAAAACGCTCATTTTAAAAATTAGAAATTAAAGGAAGAAAGAGTAACATGGGAGAGTTATTTAAACTCCTTATTGATGGCACGGTTTTTGGTCTGTTCGTATATTTTTTGCCCCACGCTACTAATTATTGATACTCTTCTCATGTATATATGTTTTTTCTTTTTTTCTATATAATTATTAAATTAGATATATTCTTATGTTTTAAAAATATATTTTGTTCTTTATCTGAGAATATATTTTGTTCCTCAAACTTAATTTTACTATATTTTGACCTTACCTATCTTATTTTTACCATTTTATTCTATATATCCATTTCTTTTTTTATCAGTTTATTAATTAGGAAAACATCTCGCCCGGCTTCCACAAGCCTTATTATAAGTTGCTTGACTGTAAGCCTTTTCAAAAAAAGCTTGAGCGAAAAACCAATTAACGAAGTGGTCAGCTTGATCACAAGCCTTTTCAAAAAAGGCTTGAGCGAAAAACCAATTAACGAAGTGGTCAGCGTGATCAAATGGCTCAACGGTTAAGGCTCAACGATTACAGGTCAATGGTTGTGGCAAAAATCTTTTCAAAAAAAGCTTGAGCGAAAACATCGTTCAGGCGTGGTCAAGCGAGGAGACGAGTGCGATTATAAATTTTATGAATAAAAGGGCAAGCACTTACATGCAAAATTGAATTACACATAAATATAGAACGGGAAAAACGGCAAAACCATGCAAAACCAGGATAATACGAAACTTTAAGGATTTTGTGGACTCGAAGCAAATTTAAAAAAGAAAAAAAGAGAAATGGAGAGTTCGGCTTATAAGCCGTAGTTCTCCTCCGGCAGGAAGACTTTAACTTCATTCTTGTATTTTGTAAGACAGTCATCCATGAACTTGTCCATGTCGTCTGGGAGAGCTTCGAGGGCTGCCTTTGCGTCTGCGAGAGCTTTGGTTTCGAATCTGGAAAGCTCGAGCTTGCCGGCTGCACCTTCTTCGACAATGTTGCAGCATTCGACTGCAGCATTCTTTGCTCTGAGGTAAATGTTGTCTCCGTCCTTGACAATCGACTGACCTACTCTGTATGCGTTGTCGTATGCAAGCATATAGGCCTGTGGGTCTCTGTATCTGTCGGAGAGCATCATAAGGTCCCTGAGAACTTTGTCATTCTTGGTTTCAAGAGCAGTGTTCATGAGAGCACAGTCGTATGCGAGGGTTTCGGACCAGCACTGAACAGTTGTACCACCGAATTCACCGTGATACTCAACAGACTCGTTGGACCAGCAGTCACAGCACTGCATGACCAGGTTACCCATTACATCAGAGTGAGCACAGGTTGAGGTTTTACCTTCCATGGTCATCGGCATACCTGTGATGGCTTTGACGATAATGTTTTCATATCCGCAGTCTTTTCCGGGTCCTACTGCACCTGCTTCGTATGCAACGAGAGATCTTGGAGCAGAGATTGCCCTTGCGATAACTGCGATGGTATGGGCCAGGTTCTTGTTGAGCAGCCCACCACCAATGAACATTGCAGTGTTTGCCTGTGCACAGTCTGTATCACCTGCAGAAACAGTGCCGGTCTTCTTTGCAATGTTGGAAATGTCGGTCCAGATCATTTCCATATCAATGGAGCCGAGACAACCAATTGAGTAGAGTAGACCTGGGATATCGTTCCTGAGAACTGCATAGTCGAAAACTTCCTTACCACCCATGCTCTCTACGGAAAGCAGGTCTGCACCATTCTCAGCACACTGTTCGAATGCCTCAAGGAAGACAGAGTATTTGTCACCTCTAAGCTGCGGGAATTCTCTGTTCTCACGGATGTCACCAATGGTGTGGCGGAGTGCGCACTTTATGCCATATTCATCGTGGTATTTCTCCATAATGGTTTTCTGGGCATGTGCAACTTCTGCTCCCCAGGAGGGGTTGTTGGACATCTGCTGAACGTGTTCGGTTTCAAGGATAATTGCTGGGAAACCAACCTGCACCATTCTCTCCATAACGTCAGTGGTGATCCTCTCATATTCCTTTATGAGCTTTTCTTTGGATGCACCAGCTTCAGGTCTTGGAGCATAATTAATTTCAGGAATAGTGTAACCTGCACCAATTTCGAGGTCAAGACCTGCCTTTACAGGGTACTTGGATACGCCGAAAGTCATTTCGTCTGCGTTTGCGTATGCCATTGAAGTGTATCTTTTTGCTGCCATTTTACTCACCTCAGTGCTTGTGGAATTCATCTCTTAGTTCTTTGATACCTGTAGCTCCTGCAATGATTGCGTCAGCAATCTTTGGAGCGTCAGCGGCTTCTTCTCCATATACACCAAGTTCAAACTGGGATACGAAGTCCTGATTAACTGCGCCGCCACCGCATGCGAATGGAATCTTGATTCCATTTTCAAGGAGCATGTCATTAACTTCCTTGAATGCATACATGGTAGTTGTCATGAGGGCAGTACCTGTGAGCATAATTGGCTTCTCTTTTTGAACTGCAGCGAGAACTTCTTCTGCAGGTACGTCCCTTCCAAGGTCAACTACATTGTAGCCATTTGCCCTGAGTAGAGCGGTAACGATGTTCTTCCCAATGTCGTGAACGTCACCTTCTGCGACGTGGCAGACAACGGTTCCTTTGGTTTTAGGAGTAGCACTAGAGTTTTCCTTACAATATTCGATACCTTCAAGCATGGCATCAGCAGACATCATGACATTAGGGAGGAAAATTACACCTTCGTCATAAAGTCTTATGACAACGCCCATACCGATCATGAGAGCGTCATCGATAAGAGCAATTGGGTCTTTACCAGCTTCGATTGCAGCCTGGAGACCCTCGATAACGTCATCTTCTTCTCCTTCGAAGATGGCCTTTGCGATCGGGTAGATAAGTTCGTCTTTAGGATAGAGCTCTTCTGCGGCTTCTTCAGGCGTCAATGCCTTTTCCAGAGCCACGTTGTATCTGGTTAAAACCTTTTTCAGACTTGCCTCTGTAAAGTCCAACATATTTTTAAACCTCCGTTTTGGTTTTTAGCAAAAAGGTCGCTACCGTTTCCGGGTCTGCAGTCCCGGACATGTTCGGTGTCGTGGGTTTCCGGCTTTACCTACGTGAAGTCTTTTCTTTCGAGGATATTCAGCCCTGAAAAAATCTACAATTTATCCTTTCTACAGGACACTGTCTCCAGATTTTACTCAGAGTCTACCAGCAAAAGAATATTCTCCTTCTCACCGGAACTTTTCCTTTTTGATTAATTTGCATGTCTGCTAATGCTGACACGTCTTTACGGTATTATTAGGGGAAATTATCACATATACCATAACCGACGGAAATTTTTTTCTGGTTTTTACAAAACAAAAAGAGGTCTGAAATTTTGAATCGATTACAAAGCGTTTTACCCTAAAATATTATGCACCAGCTTTTCGGGAGATATTACCCTTAAATTTTTGAAGTAACTTTTCAAAGCATCTGAACTTTTTTTAGATTTATGAGTTTTAGATGCGTGATAAAAAACATATTGAAATAGTTTAAACAATGCAATTATTCAGATAAATCCCATCAAAAATTTCAATGATCATACTCTACTATTTCAGTTTTATACAACTTAATTATTCTGCCATTTAAGGCACTAACAACTTCAAAGTGCATCTAATGCTATCGTTTTTAAAAAAGCATAAAATTATTTTAATATTTTGTAAATTATGCTAATATGATGCTTTCACGTTTGAAATTATTAATCCAAACTCTTTTATATAAATGAATATATCGAATCTCAATATATGGCACAAACGCTTCTTCCTATTCAGGTCGTATAAAGTCAGACTGAAATTTAAATTTTTTATATCTGTCTTTGTGCGGAGACTTTAGTGTCACATGATACAGAGATTTTATATTAATACAAAACGCGATAGAAGTGGTTTGAATGCAACATGAGTTAATAGATGTAGTATTTCGTTCCCAGAAAAGAAGAGACCTCCTTTTACTCTTGGGAGAGAAACCAAGAACAATGGAAGAAATTAAGACCCTTCTTGATGTTTCTCCCACGGCTATCTTACCCCAGATCAAAAGACTTACAGACAGTGACCTTGTTATTCAAAAAAATGGCAACTATGAATTGACAGATATGGGAGATCTGGTTTTTAAAAAAGTTCAATCCCTTGTCAATGTCCTTACTTTACTCGAACGAGACAATTACTGGATTGAGCATGACCTCGGTGGGATTCCTAAGTATCTCCTTGACAGAATAGGAGACCTGAAGGATTGCAAGCTGATTGAACCCGATCCGAGCCAGATTTTTGAGCCGAGTACGGAACTTTTGGATTTCTTTTCCTCATCACGTTATCTAATGGTATTTTCGTCCTTCTACAGGCCTGAGTTCCTTCCCCTTTACACAAGGCTTGGAAGGCTGGAGTCAGATATTACCCTTATTTTCACTGAGTCGGTACTCGAAAAAATTATGCAGAATTATGAAAAGAAGATACGAAAACTTGCCACGCTGGAAAACACCGAGCTTTTTGTATGTAATGATGGGGTCAAGCTGGCTGAACTTATGGTCTCAGACCGTGGAATGATAATTTCTCTCTTTGATAGCAACGGGAGATTTTATTACGAGTATATGTCCTGTTCCGAACCTGAGGCCATAATCTGGGCAAAAGAACTTATTGAGTTCTATAAATCAAGAGCCTGGCAGATCGAGAACGAACAATGTATCGATAATTTGATTGGTACAGCCGAAAGCGAAGCTTTCCCGGAATCCATGATGTTCAGCTTGCACTGATAGATAAAGCAATCAGTTTACAAGGCTGCTTATATGCAATTTGAAAAGTAGTTTGTAGACCAGTTGGCAAGGTCGTTTATTAGGCAATTTGTAAGCGGTTGGTAAGGCAGTTTGTTTAGATGTAAACCATCATCGAATCTCCAACCAAATTTCAGAATTGCTTCAGAATCCCTTTCTGGAGGTTAAATTAAATGAGTACAGAACTTCAGTTAATAGATACAATTTTTTTTTCGGACAAGAGGAAAAATTTGCTTTTACTCCTGAAGGACGGGCCAAAGACAATTGAAGAAATTAAGAAAGGGCTTCAAGTCAGTTCCAGTCCTATAATGGCCCAGATCCGAATCCTGCTCAAAGAAGGGCTGCTGGTGCAAAAAGGAGACAGTTATTGTCTCTCTGTAAAAGGAAAGCTTATTGTCCCAAAAATGGAACCTCTTCTCTCCACTTTTCGGGTTTTCGACGAAAACCATGAATACTGGGCAAGGCAGAATTTGCGGACTCTTCCTCCTCAATTGCTGGACCGAATTGGAGAACTTGGTAGCTGTAAAGAGCTTTTACCTGGGAAGACCCATATTTTTGATTACCCTCCTGAAATTATGGACCCCCTTTACAAGTCTAGGACAGTCATGGAGATTTCTTCAATTTTCCGTCCCGGATATCCAAGTCTATATCTGGATCTTGCAAAAAGAGGTATTGAGGTCTCACTTGTCTTGGAAAGGCAAATATGTGAAAAACTAATTTCTGACTACAGGGCAGATGTGAAAGAGTTCTTAAACATGGAAAATGCGCACCTTTTTGTCTGCGACCATAAAATTGAGCTTGCTTCCAGTATTGTTACAGATCGCTTTATCTCCCTATCCATGATCTCTAAAGAAGGAAGGTACTATAACCATGAGATGGTAAGTCTTGAGAAAAGTGCCCTTGTATGGGGGCAGGAACTTTTTGACTATTACAAAGACCTGTCCGAACAAATAACTCAAATTTAATTTTTTAACCAATTTAATTTTCAAACAGTTTAGTTTCCAACTAATCTAGTTTTTTCATCAGTTTAGTTTTTCATCAGTTCAGTTTTCAATCAGTTCAGTTTTTCATCAGTTCAGTTTTTCATCAGTTCAGTTTTTCATCAGTTCAATTTTTAGCTAATTTAGTTTTTTTCGTTCCCAAAGCTTGAAATAATCTTAAGTTCCAGCTTATTTAAGCGATGAAAAAACAAGGTTTCCCACCAGTCATTGACGTAAATACTGAAATCCTGATTCTTGGGTCTCTTCCAAGCGACGTTTCTATAAGGAAGCATCAATACTACGGGCATCCGGGAAATGATTTCTGGAGACTACTTGGCAGTATTATCAGAGAAGACCTTCAGAACATGAATTATCAAAATCGGCTTGAGACCCTGAAACGCAATAAAATAGGGCTTTGGGATGTTTTCAAAGCCGGAAAAAGAGAAGGAAGCGAGGATACAAAGATAAAGGACGAAGAAATAAACCAATTTTCAATGCTGAAAGATATGACTCCGAACCTTAAGCTGGTTCTTTTTAACGGCAAGAAATCCGGAGAGTATGAACCAATTTTGAGGGTAATGGGATATGAAACAAAAGTCCTCCCTTCGTCAAGCGGAGCAAACCGGCGATCTTTACAAAGTAGAAAATCGAAATGGGAAGCAGCTTTCAAGTGTTGATCGACTTTTTTTTATTGACCAGCTTTGTACCCATTCTTCCGAATAATCGGATTTTGTTTGCAGAACCTACTTAAAATGTGGAATTCAACCTTCTCCAGGTTATTCGCTTGTTATGGCTCCATTGGGGCAGGCTTCTTCACAGGCTCCGCATTCGACACATTCATCTTCATCGACAACTGCACAACCTTCTTCCTCATCAATAACGATTGCTTCTACCGGGCACTCGTCCACGCAAGTTCCGCAGCCTGTACACTCTTCTTTATTGACTTTTGCTG harbors:
- a CDS encoding helix-turn-helix transcriptional regulator: MSTELQLIDTIFFSDKRKNLLLLLKDGPKTIEEIKKGLQVSSSPIMAQIRILLKEGLLVQKGDSYCLSVKGKLIVPKMEPLLSTFRVFDENHEYWARQNLRTLPPQLLDRIGELGSCKELLPGKTHIFDYPPEIMDPLYKSRTVMEISSIFRPGYPSLYLDLAKRGIEVSLVLERQICEKLISDYRADVKEFLNMENAHLFVCDHKIELASSIVTDRFISLSMISKEGRYYNHEMVSLEKSALVWGQELFDYYKDLSEQITQI
- the msrB gene encoding peptide-methionine (R)-S-oxide reductase MsrB, which produces MAQKMIEKSEEEWKKVLTPEQYHVLRQKGTERPFSGNLYYNKEKGVYTCAACGQELFSSDTKFESGTGWPSFYDVISSDRVRLKEDTSYFMNRIEVVCSRCGSHLGHVFEDGPVPTGKRYCINTVSLNFKKEGEEDKQGGERSKKSRK
- a CDS encoding HAD family hydrolase, which translates into the protein MLKAIIFDVDGVLIDSMSFQADAWVKTFKEVGINITNEDIYELEGSNNKRLIKSIFEKAEKEPEPWHFEKLPEKKREVLEFDRIKPYEGIQYCIKALKRYFKLALVSGSHNDTVNKVVNKYFSNCFDVIITGSDLEHGKPAPDPYLKALEKLDLTKNECMVIENAPLGITAAKRAGLYCVAVTGMLEPEKIEHADLVLENHAALFKYLKGLIPK
- a CDS encoding helix-turn-helix transcriptional regulator gives rise to the protein MQHELIDVVFRSQKRRDLLLLLGEKPRTMEEIKTLLDVSPTAILPQIKRLTDSDLVIQKNGNYELTDMGDLVFKKVQSLVNVLTLLERDNYWIEHDLGGIPKYLLDRIGDLKDCKLIEPDPSQIFEPSTELLDFFSSSRYLMVFSSFYRPEFLPLYTRLGRLESDITLIFTESVLEKIMQNYEKKIRKLATLENTELFVCNDGVKLAELMVSDRGMIISLFDSNGRFYYEYMSCSEPEAIIWAKELIEFYKSRAWQIENEQCIDNLIGTAESEAFPESMMFSLH
- the mtaC gene encoding methanol--corrinoid protein MtaC translates to MLDFTEASLKKVLTRYNVALEKALTPEEAAEELYPKDELIYPIAKAIFEGEEDDVIEGLQAAIEAGKDPIALIDDALMIGMGVVIRLYDEGVIFLPNVMMSADAMLEGIEYCKENSSATPKTKGTVVCHVAEGDVHDIGKNIVTALLRANGYNVVDLGRDVPAEEVLAAVQKEKPIMLTGTALMTTTMYAFKEVNDMLLENGIKIPFACGGGAVNQDFVSQFELGVYGEEAADAPKIADAIIAGATGIKELRDEFHKH
- the mtaB gene encoding methanol--corrinoid protein co-methyltransferase MtaB; protein product: MAAKRYTSMAYANADEMTFGVSKYPVKAGLDLEIGAGYTIPEINYAPRPEAGASKEKLIKEYERITTDVMERMVQVGFPAIILETEHVQQMSNNPSWGAEVAHAQKTIMEKYHDEYGIKCALRHTIGDIRENREFPQLRGDKYSVFLEAFEQCAENGADLLSVESMGGKEVFDYAVLRNDIPGLLYSIGCLGSIDMEMIWTDISNIAKKTGTVSAGDTDCAQANTAMFIGGGLLNKNLAHTIAVIARAISAPRSLVAYEAGAVGPGKDCGYENIIVKAITGMPMTMEGKTSTCAHSDVMGNLVMQCCDCWSNESVEYHGEFGGTTVQCWSETLAYDCALMNTALETKNDKVLRDLMMLSDRYRDPQAYMLAYDNAYRVGQSIVKDGDNIYLRAKNAAVECCNIVEEGAAGKLELSRFETKALADAKAALEALPDDMDKFMDDCLTKYKNEVKVFLPEENYGL
- a CDS encoding 4Fe-4S binding protein; translated protein: MPAKVNKEECTGCGTCVDECPVEAIVIDEEEGCAVVDEDECVECGACEEACPNGAITSE
- a CDS encoding DNA-deoxyinosine glycosylase translates to MKKQGFPPVIDVNTEILILGSLPSDVSIRKHQYYGHPGNDFWRLLGSIIREDLQNMNYQNRLETLKRNKIGLWDVFKAGKREGSEDTKIKDEEINQFSMLKDMTPNLKLVLFNGKKSGEYEPILRVMGYETKVLPSSSGANRRSLQSRKSKWEAAFKC